In Gadus morhua chromosome 2, gadMor3.0, whole genome shotgun sequence, a single window of DNA contains:
- the LOC115537534 gene encoding thromboxane A2 receptor-like, translating to MNASSSPAGNESTPLCYSINTPPFNRSSTAFTLSAVFSSLGLTSNLIALVVLAKAYQRTRSRSRSFFLTFLGGLVTTDFMGLLVTGTIVLTYYLTGFDWRQLDPRCHFCNFFGMSMVFYGLCPLLLGAAMAIERFVGINRPFARSASMPGSRAVSMVLVVWTFAGGLALLPLAGVGSYHLQPPGSWCFININSRGSDRVFSLLFSAVGLASIAVSLVLNTVSVGTLVRVCCGQDRGQRRRDYEVEMMVQLLLIMVIATLCWCPLLTYILGSATTDHPVDPDFVLFYLRLATCNQILDPWIYIMCQESRVRRVDCMKKN from the exons aTGAACGCCTCTTCGTCCCCCGCCGGCAACGAGAGCACCCCGCTGTGCTACTCCATCAACACGCCCCCCTTCAACCGAAGCAGCACGGCCTTCACCCTGTCCGCCGTGTTCAGCAGCCTGGGCCTCACCTCCAACCTCATCGCGCTGGTGGTGCTGGCCAAGGCCTACCAGCGCACGCGCAGCCGCTCGCGCTCCTTCTTCCTCACCTTCCTGGGCGGCCTGGTGACCACCGACTTCATGGGCCTGCTGGTCACCGGCACCATCGTGCTCACCTACTACCTCACCGGCTTCGACTGGCGCCAGCTGGACCCCCGCTGCCACTTCTGCAACTTCTTCGGCATGTCCATGGTGTTCTACGGCCTGTGCCCGCTGCTCCTCGGCGCCGCCATGGCCATCGAGCGCTTCGTGGGCATCAACCGGCCGTTCGCCCGGTCGGCCAGCATGCCAGGCAGCCGGGCGGTGTccatggtgctggtggtgtggaCGTTCGCCGGCGGCCTGGCCCTGCTGCCGCTGGCCGGCGTGGGGAGCTACCACCTGCAGCCGCCGGGGTCCTGGTGCTTCATCAACATCAACTCGCGGGGCAGCGACCGGGTGTTCTCGCTGCTCTTCTCGGCGGTGGGCCTGGCGTCCATCGCCGTGTCCTTGGTGCTGAACACGGTGAGCGTGGGCACGCTGGTGCGCGTGTGCTGCGGGCAGGACAGGGGCCAGCGGCGGCGGGACTACGAGGTGGAGATGATGGTGCAGCTGTTGCTCATCATGGTGATCGCCACCCTGTGCtggtgccccctgctg ACGTACATCCTAGGGTCGGCAACGACTGACCACCCAGTAGACCCAGACTTCGTTTTGTTCTACTTGCGCTTGGCCACCTGCAATCAGATATTAGATCCCTGGATTTACATCATGTGTCAAGAGTCCCGAGTGAGGCGAGTGGattgcatgaaaaaaaactaa